Proteins encoded together in one Bosea sp. (in: a-proteobacteria) window:
- a CDS encoding ABC transporter permease, translated as MATYLIRRLLIAIPSLLGISVILFAILALAPGDPFSEMATNPNVPPEVREALRASFGLNDPIMVRYLRWLSNMAHGDWGFSFASRINVDDLILQRVPTTLFIVGSSQILALCVALPVGIFAATRPYSVFDQIANTLAFVGFSLPTFFTGLLFILIFSVNLDWFPFVYRSDIAATGWRWYWEMFRQAIMPITVLGLFQAASYTRYVRSAVLDVIRLDYVTTARAKGLGEKTVTLRHITRNALIPVVTLVALQMPAVFGGAIVTEQIFRIPGIGSLLIDAILANDTPVIMAVTFVFSCLVVLFNLIADLLYGWLDPRISFG; from the coding sequence ATGGCGACATATCTCATCCGGCGGCTGCTCATCGCGATTCCGAGCCTGCTCGGGATCAGCGTGATCCTGTTTGCGATCCTGGCGCTGGCGCCGGGCGATCCGTTCTCGGAAATGGCGACGAATCCGAACGTGCCGCCCGAGGTGCGCGAGGCGCTGCGCGCCAGCTTCGGCCTCAACGATCCGATCATGGTGCGCTACCTGCGCTGGCTGTCCAACATGGCGCATGGCGACTGGGGCTTCTCCTTCGCCAGCCGCATCAATGTCGACGACCTGATTCTGCAGCGCGTCCCGACCACGCTCTTCATCGTCGGCTCGTCGCAGATCCTGGCGCTGTGCGTCGCCTTGCCGGTCGGCATCTTCGCGGCGACGCGGCCCTATTCGGTCTTCGACCAGATCGCCAACACGCTCGCCTTCGTCGGCTTCTCGCTGCCGACCTTCTTCACCGGCCTGCTCTTCATCCTGATCTTCTCGGTCAATCTCGACTGGTTCCCCTTCGTCTACCGTTCCGACATCGCGGCGACAGGCTGGCGCTGGTACTGGGAGATGTTCCGCCAGGCGATCATGCCGATCACGGTGCTCGGCCTGTTCCAGGCGGCGTCCTACACCCGCTATGTGCGCTCGGCCGTGCTCGACGTGATCCGCCTCGACTACGTCACCACGGCGCGCGCCAAGGGGCTCGGCGAAAAGACCGTGACGCTGCGCCACATCACGCGCAACGCGCTGATCCCAGTTGTCACGCTGGTCGCCCTGCAGATGCCAGCGGTGTTCGGCGGCGCCATCGTCACCGAGCAGATCTTCCGGATTCCGGGAATCGGATCGCTGCTGATCGACGCGATCCTGGCCAATGACACGCCCGTCATCATGGCCGTGACCTTCGTCTTCTCCTGCCTGGTCGTCCTGTTCAACCTCATCGCGGACCTTCTTTATGGCTGGCTCGACCCTCGCATCTCCTTCGGCTGA
- a CDS encoding peptide ABC transporter substrate-binding protein yields the protein MKEQEIRGLVADVKDGALSRRSFMRKMAAAGIAAPFATQILIWNNVALADATLKYTPTKAGGGGALKMLLWQAPTLLNPHFASGTKDQIASRIFYEPLAGWDKEGNLIPQLAAEVPTKENGGLSADGTVVTWKIKQGVKWHDGKPLTADDVVFTWEYAADPQTAAYTSGSYTNIKVEKVDDHTVKVIFQQPTPFWADPFVGVVGMIIPKHHFGDYKGAKSREAPANLKPVGTGPYKFTDFKPGDILTGTRNEDYHVKIQPYFDTLEVKGGGDAVSAARAVLQTGEYDYAWNLQVEDDVLKRMEAGGKGKISAAPAGDIEFIILNTTDPWTEVEGERSRVGTKHPTLSDPKVREAINLLVDRDSIQKFIYGRGGVATASFVNEPKKFKSPRLKYEFNIDKANKILDDAGYKRGSDGIREKDGKKLKYVFQTSINAPRQKTQAIIKQACQKAGIDLELKSVVASVFFSSDVANPDTYTKLYCDMQMYTTTQPQPDPERFLNQCVSWEYATKANNWQGRNISRYSEPGSDEAYRAGQKELDPAKRAELFMKVDETFCLAHVFVPLLSRTRVVGSANNLAHDHSGWDVDSWNIAAWFRT from the coding sequence ATGAAAGAGCAGGAAATCCGTGGTCTGGTCGCGGATGTGAAGGACGGCGCGCTGTCGCGGCGCTCCTTCATGCGGAAGATGGCGGCCGCCGGCATCGCCGCGCCGTTCGCGACCCAGATCCTGATCTGGAACAACGTCGCGCTGGCGGATGCCACGCTGAAGTACACGCCGACCAAGGCTGGCGGCGGCGGGGCGCTGAAGATGCTGCTCTGGCAGGCGCCGACCCTGCTCAACCCGCATTTCGCCTCGGGCACCAAGGACCAGATCGCCTCGCGCATCTTCTACGAGCCGCTCGCCGGCTGGGACAAGGAGGGCAACCTCATCCCGCAGCTCGCCGCCGAGGTTCCGACCAAGGAGAACGGCGGCCTGTCCGCGGACGGCACGGTCGTCACCTGGAAGATCAAGCAGGGCGTGAAGTGGCATGACGGCAAGCCGCTCACGGCCGACGACGTCGTCTTCACCTGGGAATACGCCGCCGACCCGCAGACCGCCGCCTATACCAGCGGCTCCTATACCAACATCAAGGTCGAGAAGGTCGACGACCACACCGTCAAGGTGATCTTCCAGCAGCCGACGCCGTTCTGGGCCGACCCCTTCGTCGGCGTGGTCGGCATGATCATCCCCAAGCATCATTTCGGCGACTACAAGGGCGCGAAGTCGCGCGAGGCCCCGGCCAATCTGAAGCCGGTCGGCACCGGCCCCTATAAATTCACCGACTTCAAGCCGGGCGATATCCTGACCGGCACCCGCAACGAGGACTACCACGTCAAGATCCAGCCCTATTTCGACACGCTCGAGGTCAAGGGCGGCGGCGACGCGGTCTCGGCGGCGCGCGCCGTGCTGCAGACCGGCGAATACGACTACGCCTGGAACCTCCAGGTCGAGGACGACGTCCTCAAGCGCATGGAAGCCGGCGGCAAGGGCAAGATCAGCGCCGCGCCGGCGGGCGACATCGAGTTCATCATCCTCAACACCACCGACCCCTGGACCGAGGTCGAGGGCGAGCGCTCCCGCGTCGGCACCAAGCATCCGACGTTGAGCGATCCGAAGGTGCGCGAGGCGATCAACCTGCTGGTCGACCGCGACTCGATCCAGAAGTTCATCTACGGGCGCGGCGGCGTCGCGACGGCGAGCTTCGTCAACGAGCCCAAGAAGTTCAAGTCGCCGCGGCTGAAATACGAGTTCAACATCGACAAGGCCAACAAGATCCTCGACGATGCCGGTTACAAGCGCGGGTCCGACGGCATCCGCGAGAAGGACGGCAAGAAGCTCAAATACGTCTTCCAGACCTCGATCAACGCCCCGCGCCAGAAGACGCAAGCCATCATCAAGCAGGCTTGCCAGAAGGCCGGCATCGATCTGGAGCTGAAGTCGGTCGTAGCCTCGGTGTTCTTCTCGTCGGACGTAGCCAACCCCGATACCTACACCAAGCTCTACTGCGACATGCAGATGTACACGACCACGCAGCCGCAGCCTGATCCGGAGCGCTTCCTCAACCAGTGCGTTTCCTGGGAGTACGCCACCAAGGCGAACAACTGGCAGGGCCGCAACATCTCGCGCTATTCCGAGCCGGGCTCCGACGAAGCCTATCGGGCCGGCCAGAAGGAGCTCGACCCGGCCAAGCGCGCCGAGCTCTTCATGAAGGTCGACGAGACCTTCTGCCTGGCGCATGTGTTCGTGCCGCTGCTCTCGCGCACCCGCGTCGTCGGCTCCGCGAACAACCTCGCGCATGATCACAGCGGCTGGGATGTCGACAGCTGGAACATCGCTGCCTGGTTTCGCACCTAG
- a CDS encoding SDR family oxidoreductase: protein MSQAGSFSRELHGKVAIVTGGSQGLGEAIAREFAGRGAPGLLLTGRNAARGEAVAESLRAVGCDARFHRADLADPDAVRQVVPAAESAFGRLDILVNAAGDTDRGTIFDTSPALYERIMAVNLKAPFFLIQDAAGLMRRQGVAGAIVNIQSMSAHGGQPFLSAYSVSKGALATLTKNAAHGLLKHRIRVNGLNIGWMATPGEDAIMKLRHDAEDGWLEAASAAQPFGRLIDPREVAKAVAYLASSESGLMTGANIDFDQTILGAHD, encoded by the coding sequence TTGTCGCAAGCCGGTTCCTTCAGCCGCGAACTCCACGGCAAGGTCGCCATCGTCACCGGAGGCAGCCAGGGGCTGGGCGAGGCGATCGCGCGCGAATTCGCCGGGCGCGGCGCGCCGGGGCTCTTGCTGACCGGGCGCAACGCCGCACGTGGCGAGGCCGTGGCGGAAAGCCTCAGGGCGGTGGGCTGCGATGCCCGTTTCCACCGCGCCGACCTCGCCGATCCCGACGCGGTGCGGCAGGTGGTCCCGGCGGCGGAGAGCGCCTTCGGCCGGCTCGACATCCTCGTCAACGCCGCCGGCGACACCGACCGCGGCACGATCTTCGACACTTCGCCCGCGCTCTACGAGCGCATCATGGCGGTGAACCTGAAAGCCCCCTTCTTCCTGATCCAGGATGCGGCCGGGCTGATGCGCCGGCAGGGCGTGGCGGGTGCCATCGTCAACATCCAGTCGATGTCGGCCCATGGCGGCCAGCCCTTCCTCTCAGCCTACAGCGTCTCCAAGGGGGCGCTCGCCACGCTGACGAAGAACGCCGCCCACGGGCTCTTGAAGCACCGCATCCGCGTCAACGGCCTCAATATCGGCTGGATGGCGACGCCGGGCGAGGACGCGATCATGAAGCTGCGCCACGATGCCGAGGATGGCTGGCTCGAGGCGGCCTCTGCCGCCCAGCCCTTCGGCCGGCTGATCGACCCGCGCGAGGTCGCCAAGGCGGTCGCCTATCTCGCCTCGTCCGAATCGGGGCTGATGACCGGCGCCAATATCGATTTCGACCAGACCATCCTCGGCGCGCATGACTGA
- the iolG gene encoding inositol 2-dehydrogenase, whose protein sequence is MMKIGLLGAGRIGRIHGLNVARRGDAELVAVSDAVPEAAASLAAAAGARPASVEEILADRAIDAVLICTPTDIHADLIEQAVGAGKAVFCEKPVDLDAARIRRCLAVVEKSGKPLMIGFNRRFDPNFAGLEARLRAGEAGAIEIVSVISRDPSPPPVDYVKRSGGLFRDMMIHDFDMVRFLLAEEPVEVFALGSALVDKAIGEAGDVDTAAVVMKTATGKIAQISNSRRATYGYDQRIEVHGSKGMLRAGNVHETTVEIATEQGFRTDPVQNFFLERYASAYRAELDAFIAACRGKGRPAPCGHDGLRAQILADAATQSAETGKPVSIEPAGPR, encoded by the coding sequence ATCATGAAGATCGGATTGCTGGGCGCCGGCCGCATCGGGCGCATCCACGGGCTGAACGTCGCCCGGCGCGGCGATGCCGAACTCGTCGCCGTCTCCGACGCGGTGCCGGAGGCTGCCGCCTCGCTCGCCGCCGCGGCCGGGGCCAGGCCCGCGAGCGTCGAGGAAATCCTGGCCGATCGCGCGATCGACGCCGTGCTGATCTGCACCCCGACCGACATCCACGCCGACCTGATCGAGCAGGCGGTCGGCGCCGGCAAGGCGGTGTTCTGCGAGAAGCCGGTCGATCTCGACGCCGCCCGCATCCGCCGCTGCCTCGCGGTGGTCGAGAAATCCGGCAAGCCGCTGATGATCGGCTTCAACCGCCGCTTCGATCCGAATTTCGCCGGGCTGGAGGCGCGCCTGCGCGCGGGCGAGGCCGGCGCGATCGAGATCGTCAGCGTGATCTCGCGCGATCCCTCGCCGCCGCCGGTCGACTACGTCAAGCGCTCGGGCGGGCTCTTCCGCGACATGATGATCCATGATTTCGACATGGTGCGCTTCCTCCTGGCGGAGGAGCCGGTCGAGGTCTTCGCGCTCGGCTCCGCCCTGGTCGACAAGGCGATCGGCGAGGCCGGCGACGTCGACACCGCCGCCGTCGTCATGAAGACCGCCACGGGCAAGATCGCCCAGATCTCGAATTCCCGCCGCGCCACCTATGGCTACGACCAGCGCATCGAGGTCCACGGCTCCAAGGGCATGCTGCGCGCCGGCAACGTCCACGAGACCACCGTCGAGATCGCGACCGAGCAGGGTTTCCGCACCGACCCGGTGCAGAACTTCTTCCTGGAGCGCTATGCCAGCGCCTATCGCGCCGAGCTCGACGCCTTCATCGCCGCCTGCCGCGGCAAGGGCAGGCCCGCACCCTGCGGCCATGACGGGCTGAGAGCCCAGATCCTCGCCGACGCCGCGACGCAATCGGCTGAGACCGGCAAGCCGGTCAGCATCGAGCCGGCAGGCCCGCGATGA
- a CDS encoding inositol monophosphatase — MTPVERDLRYHAALGLAAEASQLALGYFNRRETLGITMKGAQDWLTVADGEVEAFLRGRLSTLFPGDSIIGEEGGGEPSDAVWILDPIDGTANFAHGDRNWCISIGFLADRTPEIGIVTAPALGEVYAARRGAGATLNGEPVKVSGATDIARAAIELGWSTRVPAARYLEVIGRAYAAGASVKRLGSGTLGLCHVACGWSDAYTELHINAWDVAAGIVVANEAGAHLNDFFAGEGIAKGNPILCCTPGLAVELKEITGIA; from the coding sequence ATGACCCCGGTCGAACGCGATCTGCGCTATCATGCGGCGCTCGGGCTTGCCGCCGAGGCGAGCCAGCTGGCGCTCGGCTATTTCAACCGGCGCGAGACGCTCGGCATCACCATGAAGGGCGCGCAGGACTGGCTGACGGTCGCCGACGGCGAGGTCGAGGCGTTCCTGCGCGGCCGGCTCTCCACGCTCTTCCCGGGCGATTCGATCATCGGCGAGGAAGGCGGCGGCGAGCCCTCCGACGCGGTCTGGATCCTCGATCCGATCGACGGCACGGCCAATTTCGCCCATGGCGACCGCAACTGGTGCATCTCCATCGGCTTCCTGGCGGATCGCACCCCTGAGATCGGCATCGTCACCGCGCCGGCGCTGGGCGAGGTCTACGCCGCCCGCCGCGGCGCGGGCGCGACGCTGAACGGCGAGCCTGTCAAGGTCTCCGGCGCGACCGACATCGCCCGCGCGGCGATCGAGCTCGGCTGGTCGACCCGCGTGCCCGCGGCGCGCTACCTCGAGGTGATCGGGCGCGCCTATGCCGCAGGCGCCTCGGTGAAGCGCCTGGGCTCCGGCACGCTCGGCCTCTGCCACGTCGCCTGCGGCTGGAGCGACGCCTATACGGAGCTGCACATCAACGCCTGGGACGTCGCAGCGGGCATCGTCGTCGCCAACGAGGCCGGCGCCCATCTCAACGATTTCTTCGCGGGCGAAGGAATCGCGAAGGGCAACCCGATCCTGTGCTGCACGCCGGGGCTGGCCGTGGAACTAAAGGAGATCACCGGAATCGCTTAG
- a CDS encoding ABC transporter substrate-binding protein, translating to MQAKSWLKAGLFAALATTALAITPARAQGSLVMYCGVQEEWCRAMSNAFEKETGIKVSMTRKSAGEIYAQLKAESANPRGDIWWGGTGDPHLQAAEEGLTLEYESPKNKELHDWALNQWKAAKQRSVGIYAGALGFGFNTEQIKAKGLPEPKCWADLLDAKLKDDVQVADPNSSGTAYNLLATVVQIMGEEKGFDYLKKLHKNISQYTKSGAAPAKAASLGETAVGIVFIHDAVVFAVQGDPIKPVAPCEGTGYEIGSMSIVKGARNLENAKKFYDWALTPAAQALAAPAKSYQVPSNKASPVPPQSPKMDQMKLIDYDFVKYGSSAERNRLLAKWDKEVKALPK from the coding sequence ATGCAAGCAAAATCATGGCTCAAGGCGGGGCTCTTCGCCGCGCTCGCCACCACGGCCCTCGCCATCACGCCGGCCCGCGCCCAGGGGTCCCTCGTCATGTATTGCGGCGTCCAGGAGGAATGGTGCCGCGCCATGTCGAACGCCTTCGAGAAGGAGACCGGCATCAAGGTTTCGATGACCCGCAAATCGGCAGGCGAGATCTATGCCCAGCTCAAGGCCGAATCCGCCAATCCGCGCGGCGACATCTGGTGGGGCGGCACCGGCGATCCGCATCTCCAGGCGGCCGAGGAGGGGCTGACGCTGGAATATGAATCGCCGAAGAACAAGGAGCTGCACGACTGGGCGCTGAACCAGTGGAAGGCGGCCAAGCAGCGCTCGGTGGGCATCTATGCCGGCGCGCTCGGCTTCGGCTTCAACACCGAGCAGATCAAGGCCAAGGGTCTCCCCGAGCCGAAATGCTGGGCCGACCTGCTCGACGCCAAGCTGAAGGACGACGTCCAGGTCGCCGATCCGAACTCCTCGGGCACGGCCTACAACCTGCTCGCCACTGTCGTGCAGATCATGGGCGAGGAGAAGGGCTTCGACTATCTCAAGAAGCTCCACAAGAACATCAGCCAGTACACCAAGTCGGGCGCCGCGCCGGCGAAGGCGGCAAGCCTCGGCGAGACCGCCGTCGGCATCGTCTTCATCCATGACGCGGTCGTCTTCGCCGTGCAGGGCGACCCGATCAAGCCGGTCGCACCCTGCGAGGGCACGGGCTACGAGATCGGCTCGATGTCGATCGTCAAGGGCGCGCGCAACCTCGAGAACGCCAAGAAGTTCTACGACTGGGCCCTGACGCCGGCCGCCCAGGCGCTCGCCGCCCCGGCCAAGTCCTATCAGGTTCCCTCGAACAAGGCCTCGCCCGTGCCGCCGCAGTCGCCGAAGATGGATCAGATGAAGCTGATCGACTACGACTTCGTGAAATACGGCTCCTCGGCCGAGCGCAACCGCCTGCTTGCCAAATGGGACAAGGAAGTCAAGGCACTGCCGAAGTAA